The following coding sequences are from one Novosphingobium sp. Gsoil 351 window:
- a CDS encoding 2OG-Fe(II) oxygenase translates to MASAYATLSPDTTAQRILSNPGVQRVPNPRLELYIVKQFLDPAFCTRLCGLIDANRRPSTIADPNGDHYFRTSETCDLDASMPEIAGLDALLSAWSGIDPAYGEPLQGQRYAVGQEFKGHTDYFEPNGADFTKFCSVAGNRTWTVMLYLNQPEAGGATRFKVIDKTVQPETGKLLAWNNRRADGSLNPATLHHGMKVRKGVKYVITKWYRERVWG, encoded by the coding sequence ATGGCCAGCGCTTACGCCACCCTTTCGCCCGATACCACCGCGCAGCGCATACTGAGCAATCCGGGCGTCCAGCGCGTGCCCAATCCCAGGCTCGAACTGTATATCGTCAAGCAATTCCTCGACCCTGCGTTCTGCACGCGGCTGTGCGGGCTGATCGACGCCAACCGCCGCCCCTCGACCATCGCCGACCCCAACGGCGACCACTATTTCCGCACCAGCGAGACGTGCGACCTCGATGCCTCGATGCCCGAGATCGCCGGGCTCGATGCCTTGCTCAGCGCGTGGAGCGGCATCGATCCCGCCTATGGCGAGCCGCTGCAGGGCCAGCGCTATGCGGTGGGGCAGGAGTTCAAAGGCCACACCGACTATTTCGAGCCCAACGGCGCCGACTTCACCAAGTTCTGCTCGGTCGCGGGCAACCGCACCTGGACGGTGATGCTCTATCTCAACCAGCCCGAAGCCGGCGGCGCGACGCGGTTCAAGGTGATCGACAAGACCGTCCAGCCCGAAACCGGAAAGCTGCTGGCGTGGAACAACCGCCGCGCCGACGGCTCGCTGAACCCGGCGACGCTCCATCACGGGATGAAGGTGCGCAAGGGGGTGAAGTACGTGATCACGAAGTGGTATCGCGAACGGGTGTGGGGCTAG
- the rpmE gene encoding 50S ribosomal protein L31, with protein sequence MKPEGHPDYHTIKVQMTDGTTFETRSTWGKEGDTLVLEIDPTSHPAWTGDNKRLVNEGGRVAQFNKRFGGLSLKK encoded by the coding sequence ATGAAGCCCGAAGGCCACCCCGATTACCACACCATCAAGGTCCAGATGACCGATGGCACCACGTTCGAGACCCGCTCCACCTGGGGCAAGGAAGGCGACACGCTGGTCCTCGAAATCGACCCGACCAGCCACCCGGCGTGGACTGGCGACAACAAGCGCCTGGTCAACGAAGGCGGCCGCGTCGCCCAGTTCAACAAGCGCTTCGGCGGGCTGAGCCTGAAGAAGTAA
- the dxr gene encoding 1-deoxy-D-xylulose-5-phosphate reductoisomerase — MTRTLSILGATGSIGASTLDLIRRERDNWRVVALTANCQARELAALAREFSAEVAVVADESCLAELREALSGTGIATAAGLAALIEAAARPADIVLAAIVGTAGLAPTMAAIEQGRIVALANKEALVSAGDVMTAAVARCGTTLLPVDSEHNAIFQCLAGNDVAHVRSITLTASGGPFRDWSHAQLAAATPAQAVRHPNWDMGAKISVDSATMFNKGLELIEAHHLFPVGHERLRIVVHPQSVVHSMVEYRDGSTLAQLGPSDMRVPIANVLAWPARMDTPCAPLDLAALGELTFRAPDEERFPATALARAAVQAGGAAPAVLNAANEIAVAAFLAGHIPFTRIAAYVAQVLAQTALPAPATLAEVIAVDAEARSRARALMEFA; from the coding sequence ATGACCCGCACCCTCTCCATCCTCGGCGCGACCGGCTCGATCGGCGCCTCCACGCTCGACCTGATCCGGCGCGAACGCGACAATTGGCGCGTCGTCGCGCTCACCGCCAACTGCCAGGCGCGCGAGCTGGCGGCTTTGGCGCGCGAGTTTTCCGCCGAGGTCGCGGTCGTCGCCGACGAATCCTGCCTCGCCGAACTGCGCGAAGCCCTGTCCGGTACCGGCATCGCCACCGCCGCCGGACTCGCCGCGCTGATCGAGGCCGCCGCGCGGCCCGCCGACATCGTTCTCGCCGCGATCGTCGGCACCGCGGGCCTCGCGCCGACGATGGCCGCGATCGAGCAGGGGCGGATCGTCGCGCTGGCCAACAAGGAAGCGCTGGTCTCGGCGGGTGACGTCATGACGGCGGCGGTGGCGCGGTGCGGCACGACGCTGCTGCCCGTGGACTCCGAGCACAACGCGATCTTCCAGTGCCTCGCGGGCAACGATGTGGCGCACGTCCGCTCGATCACGCTCACCGCCAGCGGAGGGCCGTTCCGCGACTGGAGCCACGCGCAGCTCGCCGCCGCCACCCCGGCGCAGGCGGTGCGTCATCCCAACTGGGACATGGGCGCCAAGATCAGCGTGGACAGCGCCACGATGTTCAACAAGGGGCTCGAGCTGATCGAGGCGCACCACCTGTTCCCGGTCGGCCACGAACGCCTGCGGATCGTGGTCCACCCGCAGTCGGTGGTGCATTCGATGGTCGAATACCGCGACGGCTCGACGCTGGCGCAGCTCGGCCCTTCGGACATGCGCGTGCCGATCGCCAACGTCCTCGCCTGGCCGGCGCGGATGGACACCCCGTGCGCCCCGCTCGATCTGGCCGCGCTGGGCGAACTTACCTTCCGCGCGCCCGACGAGGAGCGCTTTCCCGCGACCGCACTGGCGCGCGCGGCGGTGCAGGCGGGCGGCGCGGCCCCCGCCGTCCTCAACGCCGCCAACGAGATCGCGGTCGCGGCGTTTCTGGCTGGACACATTCCGTTCACCCGGATCGCCGCATATGTGGCACAAGTGCTGGCGCAAACCGCGCTGCCCGCCCCGGCGACGCTTGCCGAGGTGATCGCGGTCGATGCCGAAGCCCGGTCGCGGGCGCGCGCCCTGATGGAGTTCGCCTGA
- a CDS encoding helix-turn-helix domain-containing protein → MDHNPESPACKGINEVLSRIGDKWSMLIVANLSEGARRFSELRRAIPTISQRMLTLTLRGLERDGLVTRTVTPSIPPRVDYELTPLGHSLRGPVCTLSQWAIDNIDAIHGAQDAFDEAGEVERAA, encoded by the coding sequence ATGGACCACAATCCCGAAAGCCCGGCCTGCAAGGGCATCAACGAGGTGCTGTCGCGGATCGGCGACAAGTGGAGCATGCTGATCGTCGCCAACCTGTCCGAAGGCGCGCGCCGCTTCAGCGAACTGCGCCGCGCGATTCCCACGATCTCGCAGCGGATGCTGACGCTGACGCTGCGCGGGCTGGAACGCGACGGGCTGGTGACGCGCACCGTCACCCCCAGCATCCCCCCGCGGGTCGACTACGAACTCACCCCGCTCGGCCACTCGCTGCGCGGCCCGGTTTGCACGCTGTCGCAATGGGCGATCGACAACATCGACGCGATCCACGGCGCGCAAGATGCGTTCGACGAGGCGGGGGAGGTTGAGCGGGCGGCTTGA
- the rseP gene encoding RIP metalloprotease RseP: MYVLGFFLLLGPLVTIHELGHYLVGRWCGVRADVFSIGFGRELTGWTDKRGTRWKLSALPLGGYVQFAGDMNPASQPDAEWLKLPAAERNVCFQAQPLWQRALIVLAGPAANFIAAIAILAAFLMAYGQIVAAPTIGKVEAGSVAAAAGLRTGDRIVSIGGSEVGEFGDISRLVAPHPRETMAVRLVRDGAPLNLSLVTAGKTERDEFGNTFVRGYLGIGPAAVEARPVNPVQAVGLAIGQTRDMVALMVTGIGQIVTGKRSVDELGGPLKIAKFSGEQLSLGWRAFVAFAAFISINLGFINLLPIPVLDGGHLAFYAAEAIRRKPASAKSQEWAFRTGVAFVVALMLFVTFNDIASLKVFGG, from the coding sequence ATGTACGTGCTCGGCTTCTTCCTGCTGCTCGGGCCGCTGGTCACGATCCATGAGCTCGGCCACTACCTGGTCGGGCGTTGGTGCGGAGTGCGGGCGGACGTGTTCTCGATCGGCTTCGGCAGGGAGCTGACCGGGTGGACCGACAAGCGCGGCACGCGGTGGAAACTGTCGGCGCTGCCGCTGGGCGGCTACGTCCAGTTCGCGGGCGACATGAACCCGGCGAGCCAGCCCGACGCCGAATGGCTCAAGCTGCCCGCCGCAGAACGCAACGTCTGCTTCCAGGCCCAGCCGCTGTGGCAGCGCGCACTGATCGTGCTGGCGGGACCGGCGGCCAACTTCATCGCGGCGATCGCGATCCTCGCCGCGTTCCTGATGGCCTATGGCCAGATCGTCGCCGCGCCGACCATCGGCAAGGTCGAGGCCGGATCGGTCGCCGCCGCGGCGGGCTTGCGAACGGGCGACCGGATCGTCTCGATCGGCGGGTCCGAGGTCGGCGAATTCGGCGACATCAGCCGGCTGGTCGCACCCCACCCGCGCGAAACCATGGCGGTTCGCCTGGTCCGCGACGGCGCGCCGCTTAACCTGTCGCTGGTCACCGCGGGCAAGACCGAGCGCGACGAGTTCGGCAACACCTTCGTGCGCGGCTATCTAGGCATCGGGCCTGCCGCGGTCGAGGCGCGGCCGGTCAATCCGGTCCAGGCGGTTGGCCTGGCGATCGGTCAGACCCGCGACATGGTCGCCCTGATGGTCACCGGAATCGGCCAGATCGTCACCGGCAAGCGCAGCGTCGACGAGCTGGGCGGGCCGCTCAAGATCGCCAAGTTTTCGGGCGAGCAGTTGAGCCTGGGCTGGCGGGCTTTCGTCGCCTTCGCGGCGTTCATCTCAATTAACTTGGGGTTCATCAACCTGCTGCCAATTCCGGTCCTCGACGGAGGGCATCTGGCTTTCTACGCGGCCGAGGCGATCCGGCGCAAACCGGCCAGTGCGAAAAGCCAGGAATGGGCGTTTCGCACCGGGGTCGCGTTCGTGGTGGCGCTGATGCTGTTCGTGACCTTCAACGACATCGCGTCGCTCAAGGTGTTCGGCGGCTGA
- a CDS encoding GspH/FimT family pseudopilin: MERLLSPPSARSKPRPPPSARPERSRGTSSKSLDFARDERNRRASQAGFSLVEMMVVLFVLGLLAAVVVLSLPGDARVLRDEAERFAARTVAARDEAISGARPVAVVVGTAGYYFEQRRDGGWQPLDPGRFGLVAWKDGTAASVSGASSEPGGGEGGQPGAAPERQRLVFDPVGLAGSEARVRLARGKDALAVSVARDGTVKLDAG, encoded by the coding sequence ATGGAGCGGCTTTTGTCACCACCCTCCGCGCGTTCCAAGCCACGACCACCTCCCTCCGCTCGTCCCGAGCGAAGTCGAGGGACCAGCTCAAAATCCCTCGACTTCGCTCGGGATGAGCGGAACAGGAGGGCAAGTCAGGCGGGTTTCAGCCTGGTCGAGATGATGGTCGTGCTGTTCGTCTTGGGGCTGCTGGCGGCGGTGGTGGTGCTGTCGCTGCCCGGCGATGCGCGGGTGCTGCGCGACGAGGCCGAACGGTTCGCCGCGCGCACCGTGGCGGCGCGCGACGAGGCGATTTCGGGGGCGCGGCCGGTGGCGGTGGTGGTCGGGACGGCCGGGTACTACTTCGAACAGCGCCGCGACGGCGGCTGGCAGCCGCTCGATCCCGGGCGCTTCGGGCTGGTCGCGTGGAAGGACGGCACCGCGGCTAGCGTTTCCGGAGCCTCATCCGAACCAGGAGGGGGCGAGGGCGGGCAGCCCGGCGCCGCGCCCGAGCGCCAGCGGCTGGTGTTCGATCCTGTCGGGCTGGCGGGCAGCGAGGCGCGGGTCCGGCTGGCACGCGGCAAGGACGCGCTGGCCGTGAGCGTGGCGCGCGATGGCACGGTCAAGCTCGATGCGGGGTGA
- a CDS encoding sensor domain-containing diguanylate cyclase, whose translation MAQALSSSPLMSSGEAECSIFERALDALPDGVLLVDARRKIIYSNSAFARYWNIPGIPCGSRDDRKTLAMVTDQLVDPAGFVAEVERLHESLEPSEDELRFKDGRVFSRRSVPFCELDNTHARIWIFSDVTEARSATLDHLTGLRNRLAFSREFRPFVEDTGGEYIRSVAIMDVDNFKKYNDLYGHAAGDEVLRQIGTILRSHLHRADDLLFRIGGEEFVMAVRTDRDVDAHSLFDAVRTSITDLQQPHSGNPPYDQVTASLGIASFVGGRDANGVFRTVDEALYRAKSEGRNRIALARPS comes from the coding sequence GTGGCACAAGCTCTATCTTCCAGTCCCTTGATGTCCTCAGGGGAAGCGGAGTGCTCGATCTTCGAGCGTGCTCTTGACGCCCTCCCGGACGGCGTGCTTTTGGTGGACGCGCGTCGGAAGATTATCTATTCTAACAGCGCTTTCGCACGCTATTGGAACATTCCGGGTATTCCTTGCGGATCGCGCGATGATCGCAAGACTCTGGCGATGGTGACGGATCAGCTCGTCGATCCCGCTGGCTTCGTGGCGGAAGTGGAGCGGCTGCACGAAAGCTTGGAGCCTTCGGAGGACGAGTTACGTTTCAAGGACGGTCGGGTATTCTCCAGGAGAAGTGTTCCGTTCTGCGAACTCGACAACACGCATGCACGTATTTGGATCTTCAGCGACGTCACTGAGGCGAGAAGCGCAACGCTCGATCACCTGACAGGCCTGCGCAACCGATTGGCGTTCTCGCGCGAGTTTCGTCCCTTCGTCGAAGACACCGGAGGCGAGTACATCCGGTCGGTGGCAATAATGGATGTCGATAACTTCAAGAAATACAATGATCTTTATGGTCATGCCGCCGGGGACGAGGTCCTGCGGCAGATCGGTACGATACTACGATCCCATCTGCACCGCGCGGATGACTTGCTATTTCGTATTGGAGGCGAGGAGTTCGTCATGGCGGTCCGCACCGATCGCGACGTCGACGCGCATAGCCTATTTGACGCCGTGCGCACGAGCATCACGGACTTGCAGCAGCCGCATTCCGGCAATCCGCCCTATGACCAGGTTACGGCCTCGCTCGGAATCGCCTCCTTCGTGGGCGGGCGCGACGCCAACGGGGTCTTCCGAACCGTCGACGAAGCTTTGTATCGCGCTAAGAGCGAAGGTCGCAACAGGATTGCCTTGGCTAGACCCTCCTAA
- a CDS encoding OmpH family outer membrane protein has product MKIMSKSLVAASLLLAGSQFAFVVPAAAQAVKGIAVANPTAIVALSNAFKVAETQRPVTYKAQIDQANARKAQIEAQLRPMAAKLQTDAQAPNAASNQAALQQQYAQIQQIEQSGQNEINQILQPVALSRAYVIEQIGDKLEQATKQAMAKQKIEILLDSQSVINAGETYNLNQAILNEVNAILPSAQLVPPAGWLPRQQREAQAQQQGAAPAPAAAAPATPSTKPKGR; this is encoded by the coding sequence ATGAAGATCATGTCCAAGTCGCTTGTGGCCGCCAGCCTGTTGCTGGCCGGCTCGCAGTTCGCGTTCGTCGTCCCCGCCGCCGCGCAGGCGGTCAAGGGTATCGCGGTCGCCAATCCCACCGCGATCGTCGCGCTGTCCAACGCGTTCAAGGTCGCCGAAACCCAGCGTCCGGTCACCTACAAGGCGCAGATCGACCAGGCCAACGCACGCAAGGCCCAGATCGAGGCGCAGCTGCGCCCGATGGCGGCCAAGCTGCAGACCGACGCGCAGGCGCCGAATGCCGCCAGCAACCAGGCCGCGCTGCAGCAGCAGTATGCGCAGATCCAGCAGATCGAACAGTCCGGCCAGAACGAGATCAACCAGATCCTCCAGCCGGTCGCGCTGAGCCGCGCCTATGTGATCGAGCAGATCGGCGACAAGCTGGAGCAGGCGACCAAGCAGGCGATGGCCAAGCAGAAGATCGAAATCCTGCTGGATTCGCAGTCGGTGATCAACGCCGGCGAGACCTACAACCTCAACCAGGCGATCCTTAACGAGGTGAACGCGATCCTGCCCAGCGCGCAGCTCGTGCCCCCCGCCGGCTGGCTCCCGCGCCAGCAGCGCGAGGCGCAGGCGCAGCAGCAGGGCGCCGCGCCCGCTCCGGCCGCCGCTGCTCCGGCCACGCCGAGCACGAAGCCCAAAGGCCGCTGA
- the gspI gene encoding type II secretion system minor pseudopilin GspI: MRGDRAKSQPRSCRAKSRHPAPRERVSTSLDTSGRGCKAKRNGFTLIELMVALAVFAIAALTLLRMEGASIGRTADLDQRLLREVVAQNLAAEWLTDPTPPALGDTTGQTANLGRQFAYTRHVETMSDAGVIRVVVAVREVTPGAPSQAFTLEFMRQGGA; the protein is encoded by the coding sequence ATGCGGGGTGATCGCGCCAAATCACAACCCCGCTCATGTCGAGCGAAGTCGAGACATCCCGCGCCGCGCGAGCGTGTCTCGACTTCGCTCGACACGAGCGGACGTGGGTGCAAGGCCAAGCGAAACGGCTTCACCCTGATCGAGCTGATGGTCGCGCTGGCGGTCTTCGCCATCGCCGCGTTGACCCTGCTGCGAATGGAAGGCGCGAGCATCGGCCGCACCGCCGATCTCGACCAGCGGCTGCTGCGCGAGGTAGTCGCGCAAAACCTCGCCGCCGAATGGCTGACCGATCCCACGCCGCCGGCGCTGGGCGACACCACCGGCCAGACCGCCAACCTGGGGCGCCAGTTCGCCTACACCCGCCATGTCGAGACGATGTCCGACGCCGGGGTGATCCGCGTGGTCGTCGCGGTGCGTGAAGTGACCCCCGGCGCGCCGAGCCAGGCGTTCACGCTGGAATTCATGCGTCAGGGTGGGGCGTGA
- the bamA gene encoding outer membrane protein assembly factor BamA: MARQSCRPLPRLGAALLAGTILTGMPLAAFAQAAGPAATTTASAPAPAPAEAAPVVAAPVTISSVTVSGAQRLEPDTIRSYVQLRPGQVYSQALADQALKDLYATELFSEVQIRNDNGVVVIEVKENPVINRVILEGNKRLKDEKINPEIKLAPRQIFTRSKVRADVSRIIELYKRQGRFAATVEPKMVQLDQNRVDVVFEISEGPKSKVRQINIIGNEKFGDGDLKGQMVTKEARFTRLLSGGTSYDPDRLAFDQQKLRQYYLTQGYADFRVVSAVAELTPDKKDFIITYVVEEGERYKFGDVKVESQLREFDGDKVAARLRMKKGDWYNAKLVEDTVEQLQESVGTFGYAFADVRPEFQRNKADLTMGITYVLNEAPRVYIEKVEVNGNTLTQDKVIRREFRLAEGDAFNTFQVKRSTNRIKSLGYFQEKFEVEQKPGSAPDRIILEANVEEKPTGQLQLSAGFSSLESFILQASIQQNNFRGRGQTVGASANYSRYSKSAEISFTEPYLFDKNVSAGADIYRRDYNSFNFVNSNRNTLYKQTTTGFQGRVGVPLTEFVTAVARYTLNYDDVTLDRNQFFTPDTSGNLSCNPLLAGRYLCDALGQRTSSIVGLSLIYDTLDNRARPTRGQTAVLSGDFAGLGGSVKYARARFNAAKYWPVHGNFIFSISGEAGAIKSLQNRAGAGVDDIRLTDRFYLGEPQLRGFDIRGVGPRVLRIPYIDDDNNPATPSVLSKDRKQFTDDALGGKFYYLAHAELEIPLGSGAKELGLRPSIFADIGSLFGIKNPIVLDRPNGDFIAQRDANGNPLFTQVDMASLVGGVCTASATSTTTNMTNPNPPSCLTSAANTPQGTQIPPFKEVFFGDSPRPRVSVGIGVNWNSPFGPFRIDFAKVLMKQKGDDTKAFTFNVGTQF; this comes from the coding sequence ATGGCTCGCCAGTCATGCCGCCCGCTGCCCCGCCTTGGCGCTGCGCTGCTGGCCGGAACGATCCTCACGGGAATGCCGCTGGCGGCGTTCGCCCAGGCGGCGGGACCGGCGGCGACCACAACCGCAAGCGCGCCCGCGCCCGCGCCTGCCGAGGCGGCGCCCGTCGTCGCGGCCCCGGTGACGATCTCGTCGGTCACCGTCAGCGGCGCACAGCGGCTCGAGCCCGATACGATCCGCTCGTACGTTCAGTTGCGGCCCGGCCAGGTCTATTCGCAGGCGTTGGCCGACCAGGCGCTCAAGGATCTCTACGCGACCGAGCTGTTCAGCGAAGTCCAGATCCGCAACGACAACGGCGTCGTGGTGATCGAGGTCAAGGAGAACCCGGTGATCAACCGCGTGATCCTGGAAGGCAACAAGCGCCTCAAGGACGAGAAGATCAATCCCGAGATCAAGCTCGCGCCGCGGCAGATCTTCACCCGGTCCAAGGTCCGCGCCGACGTTTCCCGGATCATCGAGCTGTACAAGCGCCAGGGCCGGTTCGCGGCCACGGTCGAGCCCAAGATGGTCCAGCTCGACCAGAACCGCGTCGACGTGGTGTTCGAGATCAGCGAAGGGCCCAAGTCCAAGGTCCGCCAGATCAACATCATCGGCAACGAGAAGTTCGGCGACGGCGACCTCAAGGGCCAGATGGTCACCAAGGAAGCGCGCTTCACCCGCCTGCTTTCGGGCGGCACCAGCTACGATCCCGATCGCCTGGCGTTCGACCAGCAGAAGCTGCGCCAGTACTACCTGACCCAGGGCTATGCCGACTTCCGCGTGGTTTCCGCGGTGGCCGAGCTGACCCCGGACAAGAAGGACTTCATCATCACCTACGTCGTCGAGGAAGGCGAACGCTACAAGTTCGGCGACGTGAAGGTGGAAAGCCAGTTGCGCGAGTTCGACGGCGACAAGGTCGCGGCGCGGCTGCGGATGAAGAAGGGCGACTGGTACAACGCCAAGCTGGTCGAGGACACGGTCGAGCAGCTTCAGGAATCGGTCGGCACCTTCGGCTATGCCTTCGCCGACGTCCGCCCCGAATTCCAGCGCAACAAGGCCGATCTCACGATGGGGATCACCTATGTCCTCAACGAGGCGCCGCGGGTCTACATCGAGAAGGTCGAGGTCAACGGCAACACGCTGACCCAGGACAAGGTCATCCGCCGCGAGTTCCGCCTGGCCGAGGGCGACGCGTTCAACACCTTCCAGGTCAAGCGCTCGACCAACCGGATCAAGTCGCTCGGCTATTTCCAGGAAAAGTTCGAAGTCGAGCAGAAGCCCGGCAGCGCGCCCGACCGGATCATCCTCGAGGCCAACGTCGAGGAAAAGCCGACCGGGCAGCTCCAGCTTTCGGCCGGATTCTCGAGCCTCGAAAGCTTCATCCTCCAGGCTTCGATCCAGCAGAACAACTTCCGCGGGCGCGGCCAGACGGTCGGCGCCAGCGCGAACTATTCGCGCTATTCCAAGAGCGCCGAGATCAGCTTCACCGAGCCGTACCTGTTCGACAAGAACGTCTCGGCCGGCGCGGACATCTATCGCCGCGACTACAACAGCTTCAACTTCGTCAACAGCAACCGCAACACGCTGTACAAGCAGACCACCACCGGCTTCCAGGGCCGGGTCGGCGTGCCGCTGACCGAATTCGTCACCGCGGTCGCCCGCTACACGCTCAACTACGACGACGTGACGCTCGACCGGAACCAGTTCTTCACCCCGGACACCAGCGGCAACCTGAGCTGCAACCCGCTGCTCGCGGGCCGCTATCTGTGCGATGCGCTGGGGCAGCGGACGAGCTCGATCGTCGGCCTCTCGCTGATCTACGACACGCTCGACAACCGCGCGCGCCCGACCCGTGGGCAGACCGCGGTCCTGAGCGGCGATTTTGCCGGCTTGGGCGGTTCGGTCAAATACGCCCGCGCGCGGTTCAACGCGGCCAAGTACTGGCCGGTGCACGGCAACTTCATCTTCTCGATCTCGGGCGAGGCGGGCGCGATCAAGTCGCTTCAGAACCGTGCTGGGGCGGGGGTCGACGACATTCGCCTGACCGACCGCTTCTATCTGGGCGAGCCGCAGCTGCGCGGCTTCGACATCCGCGGGGTCGGCCCGCGGGTGCTGCGCATCCCCTATATCGACGACGACAACAATCCCGCGACGCCGTCGGTTCTGTCGAAGGATCGCAAGCAGTTCACCGACGACGCGCTGGGCGGCAAGTTCTATTACCTGGCCCACGCCGAACTGGAGATTCCGCTCGGTTCCGGCGCCAAGGAGCTGGGGCTGCGGCCTTCGATCTTCGCCGACATCGGCTCGCTGTTCGGGATCAAGAACCCGATCGTGCTCGATCGTCCCAATGGCGATTTCATCGCCCAGCGCGATGCCAACGGCAATCCGTTGTTCACCCAGGTCGACATGGCGAGCCTGGTCGGCGGGGTCTGCACGGCGTCGGCCACCTCGACCACGACGAACATGACCAACCCCAATCCGCCATCGTGCCTGACCAGCGCCGCCAACACGCCCCAGGGCACGCAAATCCCCCCGTTCAAGGAAGTGTTCTTCGGCGACAGCCCGCGGCCGCGCGTCTCGGTCGGCATCGGGGTGAACTGGAACTCGCCGTTCGGTCCGTTCCGCATCGATTTCGCCAAAGTGCTGATGAAGCAGAAGGGCGACGACACCAAAGCCTTCACATTCAACGTAGGAACCCAATTCTGA
- a CDS encoding FMN-dependent NADH-azoreductase → MTILHIDSSITGDSSVSRQVSKAIVDSVAAVSGGVVIHRDLAADPLPHLTLPALAEREAVDEFLAADTIVIGAPMYNFTVPTQLKAWIDRILLAGVTFRYTATGPEGLAGGRRVIVALSRGGLYGAGSPAAGLEHVESYLRAAFGFIGIVPEFVLAEGIALGAEQREQALAGATEAALKLAA, encoded by the coding sequence ATGACCATACTCCACATCGACAGCAGCATCACCGGCGACTCCAGCGTCAGCCGCCAGGTTTCGAAGGCGATCGTCGATTCGGTCGCGGCGGTGAGCGGCGGGGTGGTGATCCACCGCGACCTCGCCGCAGACCCGCTGCCGCACCTCACCTTGCCCGCGCTGGCCGAGCGCGAGGCGGTCGACGAGTTCCTGGCCGCCGACACGATCGTAATCGGCGCGCCGATGTACAACTTTACGGTGCCGACCCAGCTCAAGGCGTGGATCGACCGCATCCTGCTGGCGGGCGTGACCTTTCGCTACACCGCGACCGGCCCCGAGGGCCTGGCGGGCGGGCGCCGGGTGATCGTCGCCCTCTCGCGCGGCGGGCTGTACGGCGCGGGCAGCCCGGCGGCGGGCCTGGAGCACGTCGAAAGCTATCTGCGCGCGGCGTTCGGCTTCATCGGGATCGTGCCCGAATTCGTGCTGGCGGAAGGGATCGCCCTGGGCGCCGAGCAGCGCGAGCAGGCGCTGGCGGGCGCGACCGAGGCGGCGTTGAAGCTGGCGGCCTGA
- the fabZ gene encoding 3-hydroxyacyl-ACP dehydratase FabZ: protein MSEDTPNTGAAASSDGGAAPVSFDIQRVLHTLPHRYPLLLVDRVAALTIGETIHAVKAVTFNEQFFQGHFPGRPIMPGVLQIEALAQAAAILAIETLELSGSGKLVYFMAIEEAKFRAPVEPGCLLDLHVGFVQKRARVCKFWGRAEVNGKVTCDVKFTAMVADPPSV, encoded by the coding sequence ATGAGCGAGGACACTCCGAACACGGGCGCGGCGGCTTCCAGCGATGGGGGCGCCGCGCCGGTTTCGTTCGACATCCAGCGCGTGCTCCACACGCTCCCGCACCGCTATCCGCTGCTGCTGGTCGATCGCGTCGCGGCGCTGACGATCGGCGAGACGATCCACGCGGTGAAGGCGGTGACCTTCAATGAGCAGTTCTTCCAGGGCCACTTCCCCGGCCGCCCGATCATGCCCGGCGTGCTCCAGATCGAGGCGCTGGCGCAAGCCGCCGCGATCCTCGCGATCGAGACGCTGGAACTCAGCGGAAGCGGCAAGCTCGTCTATTTCATGGCGATCGAGGAAGCCAAGTTCCGCGCGCCGGTGGAGCCGGGCTGCCTGCTCGATCTCCACGTCGGCTTCGTCCAGAAGCGCGCGCGGGTGTGCAAGTTCTGGGGCCGGGCGGAAGTGAACGGCAAAGTCACCTGCGACGTCAAGTTCACCGCGATGGTGGCCGATCCGCCGAGCGTTTGA